TACCAAATTGCTGCAATGTAGTCACTATATCTGGCACACGGCTGTTACGCAGGTCAGGTACATTTTCTTTGAAGGTTAGCCCTAAAATTCCTACCCGTGCGCCCTTGATGGGTAAATGACAATGAATTAAGAGCTTAACCAAACGTTGCCCCAAGTATGTACCCATACTGTCATTGATTCGCCGACCAGCTAAGATGAGCTGTGGGTGATACCCTACTTCTTCGGCTTTGGTGATTAAGAAATAGGGATCGACACCGATACAGTGTCCACCAACAAGTCCGGGTGTGAAAGGCAAAAAGTTCCATTTGGTTTTGGCTGCAGCCAGAACATCGCGGGTGCTGATTTCTAAGCGATCGCAAATTAACGCTAACTCATTCATCAGAGCAATATTCAAATCGCGCTGGGTATTTTCGATGACTTTAGCAGCCTCTGCCACCTTAATGGAAGGCGCTCGATAAACACCAGCATCGATGATGGTTTCGTAAACTCTCGCTACACGTTCTAGGGTTTCGGCATCTTCCCCAGCTACTACTTTAACAATCTTTTCGAGAGTATGATTCTGATCGCCGGGATTAATTCGTTCTGGTGAATAACTTAGTTTAAAGTCAATACCCTGCTGTAAGCCAGATACCTTTGCCAGAACTGGCCCACAAATCTTTTCGGTGACACCTGGAGTGACTGTGGATTCATACACCACCACCGCACCTGGTTGTAACACTTTGCCAATTGTCTTAGAGGCTTTAACCAGAGGAGTCAGATTAAGTTTATGGTTGCGATCGATGGGAGTTGGGACGGCAACGATAAAGAAGTTGGCTTTTGATAGATGGTCGGGGTTTGAGGTGATCTTGAGACTAGAGAGTGTCAGGTTATTGGGGGAGACTTGGCCAGTCTGGTCGATACCTTGTCTTAAAACTTTGACTTTCTCTATGTTGGTATCAAACCCAACAGTGTCCGGAAATTTTTTGGCTAAGGCTACGGCTAGAGGAAGGCCGACATAGCCAAGACCAATCACCGCAATGCGATCTCTTATGGTGTAAAGACTTTGCAACTTGTTGATGTGTTTTTGCTACTATTTGATATAATCATAGCTTAAATATCTTGCTTGGATTTACCTCAACTATCTTTAGATTCATATCATTACTTCACAGTACTTGGTATAGAAATGATCATTTCATACACTCACAAATTTATCTTTCTAAAAACACGAAAAACTGGCAGTTCCAGCATTCAAATGGCGCTTTCTTTAAAGTGTGGAGATAATGATGTCATTGTTGGGGATGAAAACATCAATGGCTCGAACGTAGATAGAAACATTGATAAAGCCTTTTCGCGGAATGCTCATGTCAACCTGATGCAAATGAAAATAGCCATTCCTG
This window of the Oscillatoria salina IIICB1 genome carries:
- a CDS encoding nucleotide sugar dehydrogenase, with product MQSLYTIRDRIAVIGLGYVGLPLAVALAKKFPDTVGFDTNIEKVKVLRQGIDQTGQVSPNNLTLSSLKITSNPDHLSKANFFIVAVPTPIDRNHKLNLTPLVKASKTIGKVLQPGAVVVYESTVTPGVTEKICGPVLAKVSGLQQGIDFKLSYSPERINPGDQNHTLEKIVKVVAGEDAETLERVARVYETIIDAGVYRAPSIKVAEAAKVIENTQRDLNIALMNELALICDRLEISTRDVLAAAKTKWNFLPFTPGLVGGHCIGVDPYFLITKAEEVGYHPQLILAGRRINDSMGTYLGQRLVKLLIHCHLPIKGARVGILGLTFKENVPDLRNSRVPDIVTTLQQFGIETLVHDCLADAREAQLKYGIQLADWSDLSNLDGVVLAVTHKAYLDVPCEQLLACLRPNGVLMDVKSALDPDRIPPNVNYWSL